DNA from Sulfurimonas gotlandica GD1:
TCCGTCTTAACTCGTTTAATATTTCCAGTATTTAAGTCAATTTTATTTAAAGAGTAAATTGAAGCGTACACAATTTCTGAATCATTTAAAAGAGTACTTGCAACACTAGGCATTACAGTCTGCTCATCACTAACTGTTTTTATTTTTTGACCTGTTTGGATATTCCAGAGATTAAAACTTGTACCATCAGAATTAATTTCAACAGAAATAATAATTTGATTATCAGAGTTCAAGAACATATCATGTAGTCTATTCTCACACTGAATCTCTCTGATTTTTTTGCCTGTTGCAATTTCCCAGATTATAATCTTTTTATCCAAATATCCAGCAATTATAAATTTACTGTCATTTGTAACAAAAACTTTGCGTACTGCATCAGTATTTGCATATAATGTTTTGATTTCTGCTCCACTTTGAATATTCCAAATTTTAATCGTAGCGTCGTTCCCACCAGTAACTAAATACATTCCATCAGGAGTTATAGCATTACTACGAACAGAATCTGCATGTCCTAAACTAAGGAATGGTTTAGTAATTTTAAAATTTGGATCACGATAAGTTATCTCGACATCTTTTTTTGTAACTACTTGAACATCATTCTGCTTTACAGAAACTTCTGGTTGACCACAGCCAACCATAAAACTCAAAATAAAAACTAAACTAACAAAAATTTTAAACATTTTTTACCTTTTAAATAAGTTTAGAGGAGAGAATCTTCTTCATTCCCTTAAATATCAGAGCTTCATCAATTACAGCATCTGGAAAGATTTTTGCAAACTTTTTTGCGTCTCCGCCTGTTAAGATAATGTTCATTTTATGAGAAGTAACTTCGCTGTAGAGAGTTTTTAGATAGCCATAGCTTATGGCATCTGTGGAGTTTTTCGGCAGAACATTTAAATCAAGATCAAAGTTAAATGGATAGTCTAGAGCAGATGAGATATTTTTGTAAGTTTGGCTCATGGCATTGAGTCCAGGATAGATAAAACCACCTTCAAATATACCGTCTTTTACAACATCAACAGTTACGGCACTTCCTGCATCTATGATGATTCCATTCTCAATGGCCTCAGATGCAACCATCCTGTCAACACCCATAGTCTCGTAATATTTACTCATATCAAGTTTAGTTGAGAGGTCTATCCAGTTGTCTAAATCTTTTAAAATATTTTTTAGTTTTGGGTTTACACAAATGTAGTGAACTTCTTCTTTTATGCTTGAAGGGTCAAAGTTATTTGTATCTTTTTTGAAGTCAATGTTGTCTTGTAAGAAGTGGTATGAAGTGTTGCCTATGTCACATAAAAGCATTACTGGATTTTCCAGCCTTGGCTTTTAAAAGCGTCTTTGGCTTTAGAACACAATGGAGCATCTATAAAGATTATTTTGTGCTTGAAGTTATGCCCGAAAAAAATCACTAGCTTTGCATATATCTCTTCAAATTTACGAACATCTTTCATTAACAGTTTACTCTTTTGACTAACAGCGAAAATAGCCCAAAAATAACCAGTTACATCTGTTGCTTTGTACAT
Protein-coding regions in this window:
- a CDS encoding type III pantothenate kinase; translated protein: MLLCDIGNTSYHFLQDNIDFKKDTNNFDPSSIKEEVHYICVNPKLKNILKDLDNWIDLSTKLDMSKYYETMGVDRMVASEAIENGIIIDAGSAVTVDVVKDGIFEGGFIYPGLNAMSQTYKNISSALDYPFNFDLDLNVLPKNSTDAISYGYLKTLYSEVTSHKMNIILTGGDAKKFAKIFPDAVIDEALIFKGMKKILSSKLI